The genomic DNA TCTTTAGCCTTTATTAATGACTATGTGATGTCTCAATCGTGCCTCATTTCAACATGACAACAAGATTCTATTTGTATTCCGAGCCATTTCGACAAAAGGAGAAATCACATAATCAAGTACAACCCAATTACTATAAAAACCCCTAAACTTTGCGTCTTCGCGCCTTTGCGAGATCAGCTCAAATAACCCTTAGCCTTTTTATTAATGACTCCGTGATGTCTCAACCGTACCTCATTTCAACATGACAACGAGATTCTATTCGTATTCCGAGCCATTTCGACAAAAGGAGAAATCACATAATCAAGCACAACCCAATTACTATAAAACCCCTAAACTTTGCGCCTTCGCGCCTTTGCGAGATTAATTCACAAAATCCTTCGCCTTCTCTAAAGCCTCATCAATCCCATCTGGATTCTTACCACCTGCTGTTGCAAAAAATGGTTGTCCACCACCACCGCCTTGGATAAACTTTCCAAGTTCTCTAACAACTTGTCCCGCATTCAATGCTTTACTTGCGACCAATTCTTTTGAAATATAACAAGATAACAAGGCCTTTCCTTTTTGCTCAGTTCCAAATAACAGGAATAAATTATCAAACTGACTTCCTAATTCGAAAGCAACATCTTTTATTCCACCTGCATCCAAATCTACTTTCTTTGCTAAAAACTGAATACCATTAATATCTTGTAATTCACTTTTTAGTGCTCCTTTTATACTTTTAGCCTTGTCTTTTAAGAGTGATTCTATTTGCTTTTTAAGATTCGTATTTTCTTCTTGTAAGTTTTGTAACGCCTTTACAGGTTCTTTTGCATTATTAAGCAAATCTTTCATTTCAAAATAAGCCCGATTATTTTCAAAATAGAAATCCTTAACGGCATCATTGGTAATTGCTTCAATACGGCGAATTCCTGCCGCTACTGCTCCTTCCGATATTATTTTAAAATGCCAAATATCTGCTGTATTTTTTACGTGTGTTCCTCCACAAAGCTCAATAGATTGACCAAAGCGAATAGCCCGAACTGTATCTCCGTACTTCTCACCAAATAAACTCATAGCGCCATCTGCTATAGCCTCTTCTTTAGAAATATTCCGTTTTTCTATTAAAGGTAATTTCCCTGATATTCTAGCATTCACAAAGTTTTCAACATCTCGCAATTCTTCGATAGTTAGTTTGGAAAAATGAGAAAAATCAAAACGTAAATACTTTGAGTGTACCGCACTTCCTTTTTGTTCTACATGCGTCCCTAAAACTTCTCTTAAAGCTTGATGTAATAAATGTGTTGCAGTATGGTTACATTCTGTTCTGTAACGTTGCTTAGAGTCTACAACTGCTTTAAACGTTTCTTCAATATGCTTTGGTAAATTTTTAGCAAAATGAATAATAACATTGTTTTCTTTCTTAGTATCTAAAATATAGATAACATCACCATGTGCATCTTCTAAATATCCTTTATCTCCTACTTGCCCACCTCCTTCAGGATAGAATGGAGTGATATTAAATACCAATTGATACATTTCCCCGTCTTTTTTAGAAACCACTTTTCTATATCGGGTTAATTTAACATCGGCTTCGAGCGTATCATACCCTACAAACTCTTCCTCTTGATCATCAAATAAAACGGTCCAATCGTCCGTTGACATTTCGCTAGCGGCACGTGAGCGATTCTTTTGCTTTTGAAGTTCAGCATCAAAACCTTTTTCATCAAGTTTTAATTTTTTTTCACTTAAAATAAGCGCTGTTAAATCTATTGGAAAGCCATAAGTATCATATAACTCGAAAGCTTTTTCACCTGATACCGTATCGCCTTTCGTTTCCTCAACAATTCTGTTTAGTAATACCAATCCTTGATCCAGGGTTCTTAAAAATGATTGCTCCTCTTCTTTAATAACATTCTCAATAAGTTGTTTTTGAGCCTTCAATTCAGGAAAAGCCCCCCCCATTTTCTTACTCAAAATATCAACTAACCTATAAATGAATGCTTCTTTTTTCCCAAGGAATGTAAATCCATAGCGCACTGCTCGTCGCAGAATTCTACGAATAACATAACCTGCTCCGTTATTACTAGGTAGTTGTCCGTCTGCTATAGAAAATGCCACAGCCCTAACATGGTCTGCTATAACTCGAATGGCAACATCTGCTTCTTCCAGCTTACCGTACTTCTTCTTAGTAATCGTTTCTATTTCTCTAATTAAAGGTGTAAATACATCTGTATCATAATTAGATTGCACACCTTGCAATACCATACACAAACGCTCAAAGCCCATACCCGTATCTATATGCTTATCGGGAAGATTCTCTAAACTACCATTTGCTTTTCTGTTATATTGCATGAAAACCAAATTCCAAATTTCTACAACTTGTGGATGGTCTTTATTTACTAAATCTTTTCCTGAAATTTTTGCTTTTTCTTCAGCAGAGCGAATATCAACATGTATTTCACTACAAGGGCCACAAGGTCCCTGTTCTCCCATTTCCCAAAAATTGTCCTTT from Flavivirga abyssicola includes the following:
- the alaS gene encoding alanine--tRNA ligase, producing MKSQDIRSKFLSFFEEKKHSIVPSAPMVLKDDPTLMFVNSGMAPFKEYFLGNAQPKNNRISDSQKCLRVSGKHNDLEEVGYDTYHHTLFEMLGNWSFGDYFKKEAIAWAWELLTEVYGIDKEILYVTVFEGSDDADKLPMDTEAYDFWKQYISEDRILKGNKKDNFWEMGEQGPCGPCSEIHVDIRSAEEKAKISGKDLVNKDHPQVVEIWNLVFMQYNRKANGSLENLPDKHIDTGMGFERLCMVLQGVQSNYDTDVFTPLIREIETITKKKYGKLEEADVAIRVIADHVRAVAFSIADGQLPSNNGAGYVIRRILRRAVRYGFTFLGKKEAFIYRLVDILSKKMGGAFPELKAQKQLIENVIKEEEQSFLRTLDQGLVLLNRIVEETKGDTVSGEKAFELYDTYGFPIDLTALILSEKKLKLDEKGFDAELQKQKNRSRAASEMSTDDWTVLFDDQEEEFVGYDTLEADVKLTRYRKVVSKKDGEMYQLVFNITPFYPEGGGQVGDKGYLEDAHGDVIYILDTKKENNVIIHFAKNLPKHIEETFKAVVDSKQRYRTECNHTATHLLHQALREVLGTHVEQKGSAVHSKYLRFDFSHFSKLTIEELRDVENFVNARISGKLPLIEKRNISKEEAIADGAMSLFGEKYGDTVRAIRFGQSIELCGGTHVKNTADIWHFKIISEGAVAAGIRRIEAITNDAVKDFYFENNRAYFEMKDLLNNAKEPVKALQNLQEENTNLKKQIESLLKDKAKSIKGALKSELQDINGIQFLAKKVDLDAGGIKDVAFELGSQFDNLFLLFGTEQKGKALLSCYISKELVASKALNAGQVVRELGKFIQGGGGGQPFFATAGGKNPDGIDEALEKAKDFVN